From Pseudoalteromonas sp. R3, one genomic window encodes:
- the gspF gene encoding type II secretion system inner membrane protein GspF: MAAFEYRALDGKGKEKKGILEADTAKQVRQMLREKAMMPLEVSPAAEKEKSASSGGFTLTRGYKPSVSDIALITRQLATLIQSSLPVEAAVMAVAEQCEKPRLKRMLMAVRSKVVEGYTLADGMSEFPHVFDNLYRAMVAAGEKSGHLDQVLNRLADYTEQRQHMRSQITQAMVYPTILVIFAIAIVSVLLGTVVPKILKTFEKSKQVLPWTTEWVMAASNFVQAYWMISLVVIFGSVFLSKQALKRPKVRFWYDAKLLQLPGIGKISRGINTARFARTLSILSSSSVPLLEGMKISGQVLENEKIKAAVTEAATHVSEGASLRAALAQTKLFPPMMLHMIASGEKSGELEQMLERAANNQDREFESMVSVSLKLLEPAMIASMAVIVLFIVMAILQPIMAMNKAIGL, translated from the coding sequence ATGGCTGCGTTTGAGTATCGTGCTTTAGACGGCAAAGGAAAAGAGAAAAAAGGCATTCTGGAGGCGGACACCGCCAAACAGGTCCGCCAGATGTTGCGCGAAAAAGCCATGATGCCGCTGGAGGTGTCTCCGGCTGCGGAAAAGGAAAAGTCGGCCAGCTCAGGCGGCTTTACCTTAACGCGAGGTTACAAGCCTTCGGTATCTGATATCGCCCTGATCACGCGCCAGCTCGCAACCCTGATACAGTCCTCTCTCCCAGTAGAAGCGGCGGTAATGGCCGTTGCTGAGCAATGTGAAAAGCCACGACTTAAGCGGATGCTGATGGCTGTGCGTTCCAAGGTGGTGGAAGGTTACACGCTGGCCGATGGTATGTCTGAGTTTCCGCATGTCTTTGATAATCTTTATCGTGCTATGGTCGCGGCGGGCGAAAAGTCTGGTCATTTGGACCAAGTACTTAATCGTCTTGCTGATTACACCGAACAGCGACAGCACATGCGTAGCCAGATCACTCAGGCGATGGTGTATCCAACCATTCTGGTGATCTTTGCCATTGCAATAGTCTCGGTTCTGTTGGGAACCGTAGTACCGAAAATCCTTAAAACCTTCGAGAAATCCAAACAGGTACTGCCCTGGACTACTGAGTGGGTAATGGCCGCCAGTAATTTTGTGCAGGCGTATTGGATGATTTCACTGGTGGTGATATTTGGTAGTGTATTTTTGAGCAAACAAGCACTGAAAAGGCCCAAGGTTCGTTTTTGGTATGATGCCAAGCTATTGCAGCTTCCCGGCATTGGCAAAATCAGCCGGGGGATCAATACAGCTCGTTTTGCCCGCACTTTAAGTATTTTGTCCTCGAGTTCAGTGCCATTGTTAGAGGGTATGAAAATCTCTGGTCAGGTACTGGAAAATGAAAAAATCAAAGCCGCTGTCACTGAAGCGGCAACCCATGTGAGTGAAGGTGCGAGTCTGCGGGCTGCACTGGCACAAACAAAGCTATTTCCGCCCATGATGCTTCATATGATTGCAAGTGGTGAAAAGTCCGGTGAATTGGAACAAATGCTTGAGCGTGCAGCCAACAACCAGGACAGGGAATTCGAAAGTATGGTCAGCGTTTCGTTAAAACTGCTCGAACCCGCCATGATTGCAAGCATGGCCGTTATCGTGCTGTTTATCGTAATGGCTATCCTACAGCCAATCATGGCGATGAACAAAGCAATTGGTCTGTAG
- the gspG gene encoding type II secretion system major pseudopilin GspG, with the protein MNKQSGFSLLEVMVVLVIIGMIMSIVAPNIMGQQEEAAKEKAMLDIRQIEDAMKMYKLKNKKYPTTEQGLEALVTQTTIDPVPKRFPEGGFISKLPEDPWGNPYQLVSPGEMGKIDIFSMGPDGEVGTDDDLGNWDSEEDR; encoded by the coding sequence GTGAATAAACAATCCGGTTTCTCATTATTAGAAGTCATGGTGGTTCTGGTGATCATCGGGATGATCATGTCAATCGTGGCACCTAACATCATGGGTCAGCAAGAAGAAGCAGCAAAAGAAAAAGCGATGCTGGACATTCGTCAGATTGAAGACGCAATGAAAATGTATAAGCTTAAAAACAAAAAATACCCAACTACAGAGCAAGGTCTGGAAGCGCTGGTTACACAAACCACCATTGACCCTGTGCCTAAACGTTTCCCAGAGGGCGGCTTCATTTCAAAATTGCCTGAAGATCCATGGGGTAACCCTTATCAGTTGGTTAGCCCGGGTGAGATGGGTAAGATCGACATCTTCTCTATGGGACCTGATGGCGAAGTAGGTACTGATGACGACCTGGGTAACTGGGACAGCGAAGAAGACCGTTAA
- a CDS encoding type II secretion system protein has product MRTAVDVQPSVQQARSPKLGRQAGFSLIEILMVLVIIGFSVNLVTYTLSDDMEEELEREALRLHSVINMASEFAILNQIELGFHLDKKKLEFLVFDGEKWATFDAEELYQAIDYPDEYKIELTTEDLAWAQDNMLEQANWRELMGSGDEESLLELKKLKIPQVLLLSSGEVSAFQLSLELEEQSEPVYFVEGEFMAPVNLRKEPEDS; this is encoded by the coding sequence ATGCGCACAGCAGTAGATGTTCAGCCGAGTGTGCAACAAGCACGCTCGCCAAAACTCGGCCGGCAGGCCGGTTTCAGCCTTATCGAAATACTGATGGTGTTGGTGATCATTGGCTTTTCAGTCAATCTGGTCACTTACACTTTATCTGACGATATGGAAGAAGAACTGGAGCGCGAAGCGCTGCGACTGCACAGTGTGATTAACATGGCCTCTGAATTTGCCATTCTCAACCAAATTGAGCTGGGCTTTCATCTGGACAAGAAAAAGCTTGAGTTTCTGGTGTTTGACGGTGAAAAGTGGGCCACTTTTGATGCGGAAGAACTTTATCAGGCTATAGACTATCCGGATGAGTACAAGATTGAACTTACCACAGAAGATCTCGCCTGGGCACAAGACAATATGCTGGAGCAGGCCAACTGGCGCGAGCTGATGGGCTCCGGTGACGAAGAAAGTTTGCTGGAACTTAAGAAATTAAAAATACCTCAGGTATTGCTACTCTCGTCGGGAGAGGTGAGTGCATTTCAGCTCAGCCTGGAGCTCGAGGAACAAAGTGAGCCTGTATACTTTGTTGAAGGTGAGTTTATGGCGCCGGTGAATTTACGCAAGGAGCCGGAAGACTCATGA
- the gspI gene encoding type II secretion system minor pseudopilin GspI gives MNGLIARTKQVGFTLLEVMVALSICAVAGIAAMQATGEHINHIGTLEQQAYASWVAENRLVMMRAGAKEGAVRNGLKGDEEMGGVTWYWSQSTLATADPTFVKVTIEVFSDEKREHSVYDLTTFIYKKGKR, from the coding sequence ATGAACGGCCTGATTGCAAGAACAAAACAAGTCGGATTTACACTTCTTGAAGTGATGGTTGCGCTCAGTATCTGTGCTGTAGCCGGTATCGCCGCGATGCAGGCAACGGGTGAGCATATCAATCATATTGGTACGCTGGAGCAGCAGGCTTATGCATCCTGGGTTGCGGAAAATCGTCTGGTAATGATGCGTGCTGGCGCCAAAGAAGGGGCAGTCAGAAATGGCCTTAAGGGCGACGAGGAAATGGGCGGAGTAACCTGGTATTGGTCTCAGTCCACTCTTGCAACAGCAGATCCGACTTTTGTCAAAGTCACAATTGAAGTCTTTTCTGATGAAAAACGTGAACATTCGGTGTATGACCTGACCACCTTTATCTACAAGAAAGGGAAGCGGTAA
- the gspJ gene encoding type II secretion system minor pseudopilin GspJ translates to MQMHIPVRQGGFTLIEVLLALAILAMVVTATHQILDTTLRAKEASEETVAELESLQTMFRLMDQDFNQMTKREVRNEAGDFSPTYILHGRYNLNSQYDGIAFVRDGWTNPISLLPRSELQAVGYRVVDDNLERIYRIYVDQLDGTEPRSQVILENVEELKFEFLDEKQKWQNNWDIKALPLAVAVTVQQKDAEPIRRIFLTPGDGKVKQASSDDDNRNGNNSNSGDQNDDDGQRRG, encoded by the coding sequence ATGCAGATGCATATCCCTGTCCGGCAAGGTGGTTTCACCCTGATAGAAGTGTTACTGGCGTTAGCTATTCTTGCTATGGTCGTGACGGCTACACATCAGATCCTCGATACCACACTCAGAGCGAAAGAGGCATCAGAGGAAACCGTGGCTGAACTGGAGTCATTACAGACGATGTTTCGTTTGATGGATCAGGATTTCAACCAGATGACCAAGCGAGAGGTGCGTAATGAAGCTGGAGATTTCAGCCCAACTTACATTCTCCATGGTCGTTACAATTTAAACAGCCAGTACGATGGTATTGCCTTTGTTCGGGACGGCTGGACGAATCCGATCAGTCTTCTGCCTCGCTCTGAGCTACAGGCCGTCGGATATCGGGTTGTAGATGACAACCTTGAGCGTATTTACCGAATTTATGTTGATCAGCTGGACGGTACAGAACCTCGTAGCCAGGTGATCCTTGAAAATGTTGAGGAACTCAAGTTTGAATTCCTTGACGAAAAGCAAAAGTGGCAAAATAACTGGGATATTAAAGCCCTGCCTTTGGCGGTCGCCGTCACAGTGCAACAAAAAGATGCTGAGCCTATCCGGCGTATTTTCTTAACTCCGGGCGACGGAAAGGTTAAACAGGCCAGCAGCGATGATGATAATCGCAACGGGAATAATAGTAATAGCGGCGATCAGAATGATGATGATGGACAAAGGAGGGGCTAG
- the gspK gene encoding type II secretion system minor pseudopilin GspK yields the protein MDKGGASVRSQRGAALVIVLFIVALAATIATEMTMNLMVQVQKATNLQTHQQAKWYSYGAEELVKKVLLDSRKDEPDKVHLGQPWALEEVPYPVDHGTLSGQITDLQACLNLNALRTKAKNTGSRNETNPAHKALLELLKNIEDLPSEESEEAMADSVYDWLDDDSITFRSGAEEDEYMSLRTPYLTANNLFASVSELRIIKGFNPLVMEKLLPYVCVIPGNTELAINVNTIQPEQALLLSALMEGLSQSGAEAIISARPEKGFDSIQEFYAEAANQGASDKQKNEKIFTISSNYFKLRAKAQFDERLFRLTSIIEIKEGRASILARKFGGV from the coding sequence ATGGACAAAGGAGGGGCTAGCGTGAGATCTCAACGTGGTGCAGCGTTAGTCATCGTTCTATTCATCGTGGCCCTGGCCGCGACGATTGCGACAGAAATGACCATGAACCTGATGGTCCAGGTGCAAAAAGCGACCAATCTGCAAACTCACCAACAGGCAAAATGGTATAGCTACGGAGCAGAAGAGTTGGTGAAGAAAGTCTTACTGGACAGTCGAAAAGATGAGCCAGATAAAGTGCACCTTGGCCAGCCCTGGGCACTGGAAGAAGTGCCTTATCCGGTCGACCACGGCACCTTGAGCGGCCAGATCACTGACTTACAGGCATGCTTAAACCTCAATGCATTACGGACCAAAGCGAAGAATACGGGGTCACGGAACGAGACGAACCCAGCACACAAAGCGCTGCTTGAACTGTTGAAGAACATTGAGGATCTGCCCAGTGAAGAAAGCGAAGAAGCGATGGCTGACAGTGTGTATGACTGGCTGGACGATGACAGCATCACGTTCCGCTCAGGCGCAGAAGAAGATGAATATATGTCTCTCAGAACCCCATATCTGACAGCGAATAATTTGTTTGCGTCGGTCAGTGAGCTGAGGATCATCAAAGGGTTTAACCCGCTAGTGATGGAAAAGCTATTACCTTATGTGTGTGTGATTCCTGGTAACACTGAGCTGGCTATTAACGTCAATACGATACAGCCTGAGCAAGCGTTGTTATTGAGTGCGTTGATGGAAGGGTTAAGTCAATCTGGCGCGGAGGCGATTATTTCTGCCCGACCGGAAAAAGGCTTTGACTCTATTCAGGAGTTTTACGCTGAAGCCGCAAATCAAGGCGCTTCAGATAAGCAAAAGAACGAGAAAATTTTTACTATCTCAAGCAATTATTTTAAGTTACGAGCAAAGGCTCAGTTCGATGAGCGTTTGTTTCGCCTGACCTCAATAATCGAAATAAAAGAGGGTCGGGCGAGCATCCTAGCGCGTAAATTTGGAGGCGTTTAG
- the gspL gene encoding type II secretion system protein GspL, producing the protein MSEKLMIRVGHSQQEPVHWLVWSVQDAQIIASGELEHAGLLGELSEKAQSRSVAVLLPASSVQLKTIDLPAKWNRKLEQALPFMLEEQIACDIDKAFIAVGKAGQRDEQHTIDVALCDKAWLAAWMALFDDFDISVQRLIPDALLLPVPPENAISAIELGTQWLFRTAEWQVSGVEPDWLAGYLSLLPAERIQHFSPGEALESEKTLEAMESEYDLPLALFAKQLEHEAFNLRQGKFAAKKKQPQWWRDWRSGLIAASVALVCFIAVKSTQLFLLQNQADELSAQAVASYKQAFPNKVVRPHLLKKQIQNELNSLSGEQQGGFLELTNHFVTVFDEVKDFEPETLRYDQRRNELRIRAKANGFQVFGQVKSILEQRGMTVQQGALNNDGDYVIGEIRIRGAA; encoded by the coding sequence GTGTCAGAAAAATTGATGATCCGTGTGGGTCACTCACAACAAGAGCCTGTTCATTGGTTGGTCTGGTCGGTGCAAGATGCACAGATCATTGCCAGCGGTGAGCTGGAGCATGCCGGACTGCTCGGTGAGCTAAGCGAAAAAGCACAAAGCCGCTCGGTTGCAGTGTTGCTGCCAGCCTCTAGCGTGCAGTTAAAAACAATTGATTTACCGGCAAAATGGAATCGTAAGCTGGAACAGGCTCTGCCGTTTATGCTGGAAGAGCAAATAGCCTGTGACATTGATAAGGCCTTTATTGCAGTTGGTAAAGCAGGTCAGCGTGATGAGCAGCACACCATAGATGTTGCTTTGTGTGACAAGGCCTGGTTGGCAGCCTGGATGGCATTATTTGACGATTTTGATATCAGTGTTCAGCGTTTGATACCTGATGCGCTGTTACTGCCTGTACCACCAGAAAATGCCATTAGTGCCATTGAACTGGGCACGCAGTGGTTGTTCCGCACGGCTGAATGGCAGGTGAGCGGTGTCGAACCGGACTGGCTAGCAGGTTACTTGAGCTTATTGCCTGCTGAGCGTATTCAGCATTTTAGCCCAGGAGAGGCGCTGGAGTCTGAAAAGACATTAGAAGCAATGGAAAGTGAGTATGACTTACCCCTTGCACTGTTTGCCAAGCAGCTGGAGCATGAGGCTTTTAATCTACGTCAGGGTAAATTTGCCGCGAAGAAGAAGCAGCCTCAATGGTGGCGTGACTGGCGCAGTGGCTTGATTGCGGCCTCGGTCGCATTAGTGTGTTTCATTGCAGTCAAATCGACTCAGCTGTTCTTGCTACAGAATCAGGCCGATGAACTCAGTGCTCAGGCTGTTGCGAGTTACAAGCAAGCATTCCCGAATAAGGTCGTACGTCCACACCTGTTAAAGAAACAAATACAGAACGAGCTGAACAGTTTATCTGGTGAGCAGCAGGGCGGGTTTCTTGAGTTGACAAACCACTTTGTGACGGTTTTTGACGAGGTGAAAGACTTTGAACCTGAGACCTTACGCTATGATCAACGTCGTAATGAATTAAGGATCCGTGCCAAAGCAAATGGCTTCCAGGTGTTTGGTCAGGTAAAGAGTATCCTTGAGCAGCGTGGTATGACAGTGCAGCAAGGCGCACTGAATAATGATGGCGATTACGTGATCGGTGAGATCCGCATTCGAGGTGCAGCATGA
- a CDS encoding type II secretion system protein M, whose product MKQQVINYWQSLKEQEQKLLIVAGVVFCVFVLVMGIIRPLNNAVEKAEKEVDKQQALVSWVSKSVTQLKSQSSSRASVGNVNLTQLVNRTRGRYKIAISKMQPSDNSLRVNIDNVEFNQLIAWLDELTNQHGVKVANLDLGKEDAPGYVRVSRLVLEK is encoded by the coding sequence ATGAAACAGCAAGTGATCAATTATTGGCAGTCCCTCAAAGAGCAGGAGCAAAAGTTGCTAATTGTTGCTGGGGTTGTGTTCTGCGTATTTGTATTGGTAATGGGCATAATTCGTCCGCTGAACAATGCGGTTGAAAAAGCAGAAAAAGAAGTCGATAAGCAGCAGGCCTTGGTTTCCTGGGTAAGTAAAAGTGTGACGCAATTGAAGAGCCAGAGCTCAAGTCGCGCCTCAGTGGGCAATGTTAACTTGACTCAGCTGGTCAACCGTACTCGCGGTCGATATAAAATTGCTATTAGCAAAATGCAACCCAGTGATAACTCACTACGTGTAAATATCGATAACGTAGAGTTTAACCAGCTGATTGCCTGGCTGGACGAGCTGACCAATCAGCATGGTGTTAAAGTGGCTAATCTGGATTTGGGCAAAGAAGATGCCCCCGGATATGTTCGAGTTAGTCGTCTGGTATTAGAGAAATAA
- a CDS encoding type II secretion system protein N translates to MKKIISLVLVFLLAFSVFVAITMPASVALQLSQGALPRALSVGAVSGSVWEGRISEVRYENVQLNDVTWQLNGWGLLTGQLQGKVRFGSPRTLEEISGNSNFSMSLLDKSAKLDNAILRFSVEQAMQQVTLPLPVEAKGRVILSIDEYRSGQPYCEALNGEISSPNIDIKGLTGWFSIGDMSGALTCKSGDIAVTVDPENRLGLRADATLAANMQFRVAGNIKPEASLPKEVHDAVKFLGRPDSEGRYPVSL, encoded by the coding sequence ATGAAAAAGATCATCAGTCTGGTACTGGTTTTTTTGCTGGCGTTTAGCGTGTTTGTCGCAATTACTATGCCTGCCAGTGTCGCTTTACAATTGTCACAAGGTGCGCTGCCACGAGCGCTGTCTGTTGGTGCCGTGTCTGGCTCTGTGTGGGAAGGACGGATCAGCGAAGTACGCTATGAAAATGTTCAGCTCAATGATGTCACCTGGCAGCTTAATGGTTGGGGATTACTAACTGGCCAGCTGCAGGGGAAAGTGCGCTTTGGTTCACCCAGAACATTAGAAGAAATCTCCGGCAATAGTAATTTCTCGATGTCACTGCTGGATAAGTCGGCAAAACTGGATAACGCGATACTGCGCTTCAGTGTTGAGCAGGCCATGCAACAGGTGACACTGCCGCTGCCTGTGGAAGCGAAAGGTCGTGTGATCCTGAGTATTGATGAGTACCGTAGCGGGCAGCCTTATTGTGAAGCACTTAATGGTGAGATCAGTAGCCCGAATATTGATATCAAAGGTCTGACAGGCTGGTTTAGTATCGGTGATATGAGTGGTGCATTGACCTGTAAGTCTGGTGATATCGCGGTGACAGTTGACCCGGAAAACCGCCTTGGACTGCGTGCTGATGCGACCCTGGCCGCCAATATGCAGTTCCGTGTCGCGGGCAACATCAAACCCGAGGCGTCTTTACCTAAAGAAGTACACGATGCCGTTAAATTCTTAGGGCGTCCGGATAGCGAAGGACGTTACCCGGTAAGCTTATAA
- a CDS encoding UPF0149 family protein codes for MMTFSYEAQHQAALSEYLEQRPGALSLRGVEGYLFALICGPDGIEPEQWLSEVSLNDEALEEHTVFAFLALHHHISEQVFSGQFSLPVQAQSLWAEKQQWSQGFLLASQHYYERLMSASGIPQELLQALQMATEQLAFFSLQEQQVAQFCQQGGHDMAAFCAEQLSLANDFAQGYAALIEQVALASGLYNE; via the coding sequence ATGATGACCTTTAGTTACGAAGCGCAGCATCAGGCTGCGCTCAGCGAGTATCTTGAGCAACGCCCCGGAGCTTTGAGCCTGCGTGGCGTTGAAGGCTATCTGTTTGCGCTTATTTGTGGTCCTGATGGGATAGAGCCTGAGCAATGGCTGAGTGAGGTGAGTCTGAATGATGAGGCGTTAGAAGAGCATACTGTGTTCGCTTTTTTAGCATTACATCACCATATTAGCGAGCAGGTTTTTTCTGGCCAGTTTTCTCTGCCTGTGCAGGCACAGTCTCTGTGGGCTGAAAAGCAGCAGTGGAGTCAGGGATTTTTACTGGCCAGCCAGCATTACTACGAACGCCTGATGAGTGCCTCAGGTATACCACAAGAGCTACTCCAGGCGTTGCAAATGGCCACTGAGCAGCTGGCTTTTTTCAGTCTGCAAGAGCAGCAAGTTGCACAGTTTTGTCAGCAAGGGGGGCATGATATGGCTGCCTTTTGTGCTGAGCAACTTAGCCTTGCTAACGACTTTGCGCAAGGGTATGCCGCACTGATAGAGCAAGTCGCTCTGGCCAGCGGCCTGTATAACGAGTAA